The following are encoded in a window of Esox lucius isolate fEsoLuc1 chromosome 14, fEsoLuc1.pri, whole genome shotgun sequence genomic DNA:
- the si:ch211-222n4.2 gene encoding uncharacterized protein si:ch211-222n4.2 isoform X3, translating to MSGNSLPPVRHLPHWSRVGCLELPHPRPWPANHVDTPSDSSPAVDRGEVHSCRDMDIVASLQRNIQFLQLQHKETLQKLHGEIDDLRRKNKELQYKLIMEPSKYCREGISSGSSCRNTKLQAQCSENQAQRGVYREQSLEDTCPSQDPGVSTIAPGATVAHVYNEAARVARQEHKSGIWGGLITSLKPLRIHRDSSHPPRPATLPECEAIIRQLYNANRLQSQEITRVKSVLRGVVFNKITQENQIMTKDNLADSTRSKYVPDYMLAMKKQSGAG from the exons ATGTCAGGCAACAGTCTTCCACCCGTACGACATTTGCCACACTGGTCCCGTGTTGGATGTCTTGAGTTACCACATCCACGTCCTTGGCCGGCCAACCACGTTGATACGCCGTCCGATTCCTCCCCGGCTGTGGACAGAGGCGAAGTCCACTCTTGCCGCGACATGGATATTGTTGCATCGCTCCAGAGGAATATTCAGTTCTTGCAACTACAGCACAAGGAAACCCTACAGAAACTACACGGTGAAATAGATGACCTCAGACGGAAAAATAAAG AGCTGCAGTATAAGCTGATCATGGAGCCTTCAAAGTATTGCAGAGAAG GTATTTCTTCAGGATCAAGCTGCAGGAATACAAAACTACAGGCACAGTGCAGTGAGAACCAGGCACAGAGGGGGGTCTACCGAGAGCAGTCTTTAGAAGACACATGCCCATCTCAAGATCCAGGGGTCAG CACCATAGCCCCAGGCGCTACTGTGGCTCACGTCTACAATGAGGCTGCCCGAGTAGCAAGGCAAGAACACAAGTCAGGGATATGGGGAGGCCTCATCACATCTCTCAAGCCCCTCCGAATCCACAGAGACTCATCCCACCCCCCCCGACCCGCCACCCTGCCAGAGTGTGAAGCCATCATACGGCAGCTCTACAACGCCAACCGCCTTCAGTCTCAGGAG ATTACACGTGTGAAGTCTGTCCTCCGAGGCGTTGTGTTCAACAAAATCACTCAAGAGAACCAGATAATGACAAAGGATAACCTTGCTGACAGCACCAG ATCTAAATACGTCCCTGATTATATGCTTGCAATGAAAAAACAGAGTGGAGCTGGCTGA
- the si:ch211-222n4.2 gene encoding coiled-coil domain-containing protein 74B isoform X1: protein MSGNSLPPVRHLPHWSRVGCLELPHPRPWPANHVDTPSDSSPAVDRGEVHSCRDMDIVASLQRNIQFLQLQHKETLQKLHGEIDDLRRKNKELQYKLIMEPSKYCREGISSGSSCRNTKLQAQCSENQAQRGVYREQSLEDTCPSQDPGVSTIAPGATVAHVYNEAARVARQEHKSGIWGGLITSLKPLRIHRDSSHPPRPATLPECEAIIRQLYNANRLQSQEITRVKSVLRGVVFNKITQENQIMTKDNLADSTSKADVVKFPQLVPLPKRMSGNQAGVTEKVVLPSIKKSLSSSIADKQKRTQAVQRSRLRRTVH from the exons ATGTCAGGCAACAGTCTTCCACCCGTACGACATTTGCCACACTGGTCCCGTGTTGGATGTCTTGAGTTACCACATCCACGTCCTTGGCCGGCCAACCACGTTGATACGCCGTCCGATTCCTCCCCGGCTGTGGACAGAGGCGAAGTCCACTCTTGCCGCGACATGGATATTGTTGCATCGCTCCAGAGGAATATTCAGTTCTTGCAACTACAGCACAAGGAAACCCTACAGAAACTACACGGTGAAATAGATGACCTCAGACGGAAAAATAAAG AGCTGCAGTATAAGCTGATCATGGAGCCTTCAAAGTATTGCAGAGAAG GTATTTCTTCAGGATCAAGCTGCAGGAATACAAAACTACAGGCACAGTGCAGTGAGAACCAGGCACAGAGGGGGGTCTACCGAGAGCAGTCTTTAGAAGACACATGCCCATCTCAAGATCCAGGGGTCAG CACCATAGCCCCAGGCGCTACTGTGGCTCACGTCTACAATGAGGCTGCCCGAGTAGCAAGGCAAGAACACAAGTCAGGGATATGGGGAGGCCTCATCACATCTCTCAAGCCCCTCCGAATCCACAGAGACTCATCCCACCCCCCCCGACCCGCCACCCTGCCAGAGTGTGAAGCCATCATACGGCAGCTCTACAACGCCAACCGCCTTCAGTCTCAGGAG ATTACACGTGTGAAGTCTGTCCTCCGAGGCGTTGTGTTCAACAAAATCACTCAAGAGAACCAGATAATGACAAAGGATAACCTTGCTGACAGCACCAG CAAGGCCGATGTAGTGAAGTTTCCCCAACTAGTACCACTTCCCAAGAGAAT GTCTGGGAACCAGGCCGGTGTGACCGAGAAAGTCGTCCTCCCATCGATCAAAAAGAGCCTGAGCTCCAGCATTGCAGACAAGCAGAAGAGGACGCAGGCTGTACAGAGGAGCAGGTTGAGGAGAACAGTGCATTGA
- the si:ch211-222n4.2 gene encoding coiled-coil domain-containing protein 74B isoform X2, translated as MSGNSLPPVRHLPHWSRVGCLELPHPRPWPANHVDTPSDSSPAVDRGEVHSCRDMDIVASLQRNIQFLQLQHKETLQKLHGEIDDLRRKNKELQYKLIMEPSKYCREGSSCRNTKLQAQCSENQAQRGVYREQSLEDTCPSQDPGVSTIAPGATVAHVYNEAARVARQEHKSGIWGGLITSLKPLRIHRDSSHPPRPATLPECEAIIRQLYNANRLQSQEITRVKSVLRGVVFNKITQENQIMTKDNLADSTSKADVVKFPQLVPLPKRMSGNQAGVTEKVVLPSIKKSLSSSIADKQKRTQAVQRSRLRRTVH; from the exons ATGTCAGGCAACAGTCTTCCACCCGTACGACATTTGCCACACTGGTCCCGTGTTGGATGTCTTGAGTTACCACATCCACGTCCTTGGCCGGCCAACCACGTTGATACGCCGTCCGATTCCTCCCCGGCTGTGGACAGAGGCGAAGTCCACTCTTGCCGCGACATGGATATTGTTGCATCGCTCCAGAGGAATATTCAGTTCTTGCAACTACAGCACAAGGAAACCCTACAGAAACTACACGGTGAAATAGATGACCTCAGACGGAAAAATAAAG AGCTGCAGTATAAGCTGATCATGGAGCCTTCAAAGTATTGCAGAGAAG GATCAAGCTGCAGGAATACAAAACTACAGGCACAGTGCAGTGAGAACCAGGCACAGAGGGGGGTCTACCGAGAGCAGTCTTTAGAAGACACATGCCCATCTCAAGATCCAGGGGTCAG CACCATAGCCCCAGGCGCTACTGTGGCTCACGTCTACAATGAGGCTGCCCGAGTAGCAAGGCAAGAACACAAGTCAGGGATATGGGGAGGCCTCATCACATCTCTCAAGCCCCTCCGAATCCACAGAGACTCATCCCACCCCCCCCGACCCGCCACCCTGCCAGAGTGTGAAGCCATCATACGGCAGCTCTACAACGCCAACCGCCTTCAGTCTCAGGAG ATTACACGTGTGAAGTCTGTCCTCCGAGGCGTTGTGTTCAACAAAATCACTCAAGAGAACCAGATAATGACAAAGGATAACCTTGCTGACAGCACCAG CAAGGCCGATGTAGTGAAGTTTCCCCAACTAGTACCACTTCCCAAGAGAAT GTCTGGGAACCAGGCCGGTGTGACCGAGAAAGTCGTCCTCCCATCGATCAAAAAGAGCCTGAGCTCCAGCATTGCAGACAAGCAGAAGAGGACGCAGGCTGTACAGAGGAGCAGGTTGAGGAGAACAGTGCATTGA